The Pseudomonas protegens genome contains the following window.
CGTCGAACGAGAGCTGGGTGGCGGTGCCACGGAACACCGCCACGCGCTTGCCCTTGAGGTCTTCCAGGGTCTTGATCCCCGAACCCGGCACCACGCCCAGGTAGTGCTTGACCCCACGGGCCGAGGCGCTGAGCAGGCGGGTGTCCAGGCCATTGGACTTGCCGATGATGGCCGCCAGATCGCCAAGATAGGCCAGGTCCACCTGGCCGTTGGCGAAGGCTTCGTTGATCACCGGGCCTGCGCCCTTGAAGAAATTCCACTGAATCTGGATGCCCTGGTCGGCAAAGGCCTTTTCGAAGATCTGTTGCTGGCGCAGCACGTCCACCACCCCGCCGCCGCTGTGCTGGGTGCCGGCGCTGAGGTCGGGCACGGCGATGCGGATTTGCTTGAGCTCGGCGGCCTGGGCCAGCAGCGGCAAGCACCCCAGCAGTCCCGCCAGGGCCGGCGCGGCGAACAGACTGATCACGCGTTTGAAGGGAAGGTTCATGGGTGCGGCTCCTGCTGACTAAGGCTGTGAGGAGCAGAAGGTAGGCACGGAATCGATCAACCTTTAAATACTATAAATTCACATTTTAATAACCGTATTGAATAAACCAGCTGCCACGGGCGCCCCGGAGGATATGCATCAAATGCATGAAAAATATTCTTCAAATGCATTGGATGCGTGTCGGCCAGAAGCCTTAAATGGCTTCTCTTATCTCTTAATAGAATCGATAAGAATCTTAATAGACCGTAAATGCATATCACGTAGGCGCCGGCTTGCCGGTGAAGAGGCCCGCCAGCCCTGATTCGCTGACCAGCCAGCGCCTGCGGCATCGACCCACGCCATGCAGTACCCGACGACGGAGGTCATCCATGGCCCGTGTTTCCCTGCTCAGCCTGCCCCTGGCGGCACCGTCCAACGGCCGCCCGGGCTGGCCCGCAATCCATCAGCGCCTGCTGCCCTGGCTGCTGCCCCTGAGCCTGTTCGTCCTGTGGTGGCTGGCCAGCCGCAACCTGTGGATGAGCGAGCAGATCCTGCCGGCCCCGGCCCTGGTCTGGAGCAGCGCCCTGGAGCTGGCCCATGGCGAGCTGTGGAGCCATCTGGCGATCAGCCTGCAACGGCTGTGTTGGGGCTTGCTGGCCGGCATCGCCGCCGGTGCCCTGCTGGGCGGCGCCCTGGGTTTCAGCCCGCGTCTGGAGCGTCTGGTGTACCCCACCTTCGGCGCCCTGGCGCAGGTTCCGACCCTGGCCTGGATTCCCTTGTTCATGGTGTTTTTCGGCATCGGCGAAGTGCTCAAGCTGGTGGTGCTGGTCAAGGCCGTGGTGGTGCCGGTGACCCTGCACACCCTGGTGGGCGTGCGCGACGCCCAGCCCAGGCTGCGGGAAGCCGCCGCGGTGCTGCGCCTGCCCCCGGCCTTGCTGATCCGGCGCCTGGTGCTGCCCGCCGCGCTGCCGGCGTTCATGGCCGGGGTGCGCCTGGCCCTGGCCACCGGCTGGACTTCGTTGCTGGCAGTGGAGCTGCTGGCCTCCAGCGAGGGCATCGGCTACCTGATGGTCTGGGCGCGGCAACTGTTCATGCTGGATATCGTCTTCGTCTGCATCCTGGTGATCGGCGTGCTTGGGGTGTGCATGGACCGTGGCATCGGCTGGCTGGACCGCACCCTGGTGCACTGGCCGCACCCGGCCACCGCCGCCCTGCGTCGTGGCCCGCGTTATCAGGGCTGGCAGCGCCTGCAACCCTGGCTGCTGCCCCTGGCCTTGCTGGCCCTGTGGCAAGTGGCGAGCGCAGAGCAATGGGTGGACGCCAACATCCTGGTAAGCCCGCTGGCAGTACTTGCAACCACCGTCGACGGTCTTCTGGACGGCAGCTTGCTGGAGGGCATGGGCCTGAGCCTGGGCCGCGCCCTCGGCGGCCTGGCCCTGGGTGGCGGACTGGGCCTGGCCCTGGGCCTGCTGCTGGGGCTGTCGCGGCTCAGTGAACGGCTGCTGGGCCCGACCCTGGCCGCGATCCGCCAGATCGCCCTGTTCGCCTGGGTGCCGCTGCTCACCGCCTGGTTCGGCCTGGGGGAACTGGCCAAGTGGGTGTTCGTCGCTCTGGCCGCGTTCTTTCCATTGTTCATCGCCACCCAGCGCAGCGTCGCCCAGCTGTCGCCGCAACTGGCGGAGGCCGCCCAGGTGCTGCGCCTGAACCTCTGGCAACGCCTGCGCCGACTGGTGCTGCCCGGGGCGGCGCCGGGCATCTTCGCCGGCCTGCGCATCAGCCTGATCTACGCCTGGATGGGCACCATCGGCGCGGAATACTTCATGCCGTCCAACGGCGGCATCGGCAGCCAGATGATCAGCGCCCAGCAACTGCTGCGCATGGACCAGATCATGGCCGGCATGCTCCTGGTGGGCCTGACCGGAGCCCTGCTCAACCTGCTGGGCCAACAACTCGAAACCCGCGCCACCCGCTGGAGACACGCATGAACGCACCCCTGGTCAGCTTCAATCACGTGGGCAAGAGCTTCGCCGTCGCCGGTGGCGAGGTGGAGGCAATCCGCGAATTCAACCTGGACATCGCCGACGGCGAATTTGTCGCCATCGTCGGTTCCAGCGGCTGCGGCAAGTCCACCCTGCTGCGCCTGCTGATCGGCCTGGACACCGAGTTTCGTGGCGAGATCCGGGTCGACGGCCAGGCCGTCAGCGGCATCGGCAGCGAACGCGGCATCGTGTTCCAGGAACACCGTCTGTTCCCCTGGCTGACGGTGGCCGAGAACATTGGCCTGGGCCTGGTCAACGAGCCCCTGAGCGCCGCTGAGCGCCAGCGGCGGATCGAGGATTTCATCGAACTGGTAGGGCTCAAGGACTTTACCCGGGCCTATCCCCACCAGCTCTCCGGCGGCATGGCGCAACGGGTGGCCATTGCCCGTGGGCTGGTGGCCAGCCCGCGCATCCTGCTGCTGGACGAACCCTTCGGCGCCCTCGACGCCCTGACCCGCCAGCAGATGCAGGACGAGCTGCTGGCGATCCGCGAGCGGGCCAAGATCACCACGGTGCTGGTGACCCACGATGTCGAGGAAGCGATCTTCCTCGCCGACCGGGTGGTGGTGATGGAGCCGCGCCCGGGCCGGATCAAGCGCGTGGTCCAGGTGGCCCTGCCCCACCCGCGCCAGCGCAGCGGTTTCGACTTCCACCAACTGCGTGAAGAACTGCTCCACGAACTGACCAGCGATGATCACTACCAGGCGCCGCAGCCGGTGCAGATCCGCGACCTGCCCTTGACCTTCATTGCTTGCTGAACAGGAGTGCCGCGATGCCGCAACGTCCCAACTTTCTGGTGATCCTGGCCGACGACCTGGGTTTCTCCGACCTCGGTGCCTTCGGCGGCGAGATCGCCACGCCGAACCTCGATGCCCTGGCTTTCAATGGCCTGCGCCTGACCGACTTCCACACCGCCCCGACCTGCTCGCCGACCCGTTCCATGCTGCTCACCGGCACCGACCATCACATCGCCGGGATCGGCACCATGGCCGAGGCCCTGACCCCCGAACTGATCGGCAAGCCGGGCTACGAGGGTTATCTCAATGACCGTGTGGTGGCCCTGCCGGAACTGCTGCGCGAAGCCGGCTACCAGACCCTGATGAGCGGCAAATGGCACCTGGGGCTGACCGCCGAGCGCGCGCCCCACGCCCGGGGCTTTGAGCGTTCGTTTTCGCTGCTGCCGGGGGCGGCCAATCACTATGGCTTCGAGCCGACCTACGATGAGCACACCCCCGGGCTGCTGAAATCCACTCCGGCGCTGTACATCGAGGACGACCAATTCATCGATGAACTGCCGGCGGACTTCTATTCCTCCGATGCCTTCGGCGACAAACTCTTGCAGTACCTCAAGGAACGCGACCAGAGCCGGCCGTTCTTCGCCTACCTGCCGTTCTCGGCGCCCCACTGGCCGCTGCAGGCCCCCGAAGAGATCGTCGCCAAGTACCGTGGCCGCTATGACGCCGGCCCCGAGGTGCTGCGCCTGGAACGCCTGGAAAAACTCAAGGCCCTGGGCCTGATCGAGGCCGAGGTCGAGCCCCATCCGCTGATCAACCTCAACGCCGAGTGGGAAGCCCTCAGCGACGAGCAGCGCCAGGTTTCGGCGCGGGCCATGGAGGTGTATGCGGCGATGGTCGAGCGCATGGACTGGAACATCGGCCGGGTGGTGGATTACCTGCGCCAGCAGGGCCAGCTGGACAACACCCTGATCCTGTTCATGTCCGACAACGGCGCCGAAGGCGCGCTGCTGGAAGCCTTTCCCAAGTTCGGGCCGGAGCTTTTGACCTACCTCAACCAGCACTACGACAACCGCCTGGAGAACATCGGCCGGGCCAACTCCTACGTCTGGTACGGCCCGGCCTGGGCCCAGGCGGCCACCGCGCCATCGCGGCTGTTCAAGGCCTTCACCACCCAGGGCGGGATTCGCGTGCCGGCGCTGCTGCACTACCCGCAACTGCCGCTCAAGGGGCAGATCAGCCACGGCTTCGGCACGGTGATGGACATCACCCCGACCCTGCTCGACCTGGCTGGCGTGCGCCACCCCGGCAAGCGCTGGCGCGGGCGCGATGTGGCGCCGCTGCGGGGCAAGTCCTGGCTGGGCTTTCTCTCCGGCGAAACCGCCCAGGTGCATGACGAACACACGGTGACCGGCTGGGAGCTGTTCGGCCGCCGGGCGATTCGCCAGGGCCAGTGGAAGGCGGTGTACATTCCCGGGCCGGTGGGCCCGGCGACCTGGCAGCTGTACGACCTGGGCCAGGACCCGGGCGAGATTCACGACCTGGCCCAGAGCCAGCCGGAAAAACTGCGCACCCTGCTGGAGGAATGGCAGCGTTATGTGGATGAAACCGGGGTGATTCTCAGCGAATCGCCGTTCCAGCCGGATTGAGCTAGTAGGAGCTGGCTATGAACCGGACCGTGCAAGAGCGGGCCTGTGTAGGAGCTGGCTCGCCAGCGAAAGCGTCCTCCAGAACAACACAAGTCTCCAAGGCCCTTTCGCCGGCAAGCCGGCTCCTACGCGGTGCGTTTGGGTTGTCGGTGAATACACCGGGCTGCGCCAGGCGCTGGCCTCAGCCTCGGGTGATGCTGCAGGCCGGGGTGGTCGGCAGTTCCTTGATCACAACGTAGTGCCCCGCCCGGTTTTTCTCGACCAGCAACAGCGAAGCGGCCAGGTAGCTGCCGTGCAGGTTCTGGTCGACAAAACAGATGGTGATGCCCTGCTTCCCCCGCGCCATCACGCTGACGCTGTAGACCCAGCTTTGTTCTTCGTCCATCGCGCTGTAGCCGCCCTCGGCGCCTGCATCCTTCTCGTAGATCCGATAGGGCGTCTGGCCCAGCGTGGTGCCGTCCGGGTAGTGCTTCGGCCTTAAGGAATTGCGAAAACTGTTCACTTCCAGATGCTTCAAGATACTCAGCGCCAGCGCCTCGTTGCGGCCCTGCGCCACCGAGTCGGCCAGCGACACGCTGCCCACACTCATCAAGGCAACGGCGATCAATCGCCTTAGCGCACTGTTCATACTGTCTCCCTGTCGTTGCCCCTTCGCGGATTCCGGGCGTTTCCCGGCGCCGCGTGACCTTGGCTTAACGTTATCGGTCCCTGGATATTTAACCAGAAAGACAGTCCGCCCCCTCAAGCCCGGGCGTTATGCGCCGGTTGCGTGGTCACCTGCTCCACGGGATAAAAGCGGTTGGCCCGGGCAAAGGTGCCGAAATCGTTGAAGCGCACGCCCATCTCGGCCATCACTTTATGCGCCACCGGCGCCGTCAGCTGGCGGATGTAAAAGGGCTCCTTGACCACGAAATGATGGATGCCGTGGGTGCTGCCGAAATTGCAGCAGAAGGCCTGCAGCGGCCACATCCACCAGGGGTTGAGCACCTGGGTCTGCTGGATCACGTTGCCCGGTTCGATATCGCCGTAGTAGTGCATGTTGGAACTGACAAAGTGCAGGCAGAAGGTGCGCAGCACGTTGGGGCCGATGATCACCACCACGGCGATATCGATGCCGTGCATCAGCGCCAGGGTGTCCTGCGACCACTGGATCGGGCTGCCGAGCAACGCGGCGACGCTATTGGCGGCATGAAAGCCGAGGAACAGGTACCAGGCGCCCCAGTGCAGCAACGCCAGCGGCGCATACACCGCCAGGGTGCGGCCGAGGATGCGCAGCTTGTGCTTGGCCCCCGGCGCCCGCAGCAGGCGGATGAAGGCCGCCATCATGTTGTCGCCGACCATCAGCAGGCGGGCGACGCCCCAGGGTTCGCCGTTGGTGATGGCGCGTTCTTCGATATCGCTCTCGCTGCCGGACACCTTGTGGTGATTCAGGTGCAGATGACGCCGCACCCAGGGGTTGATGGTGCTCGGCCGCGCCAGCCAGACCAGCGCCAGCATCAGGTTGTGGGGCAGGCGCTGCTTGCGAAAGTACATGCTGTGGATCAGGTCGTGTTCCAGCTCGTGGGTCAGGGAAGCGAAAAACGCGTTGAGCAGCAGGCACGCCCACCAGGTCAGGTAGCCAGCGACATAGAGCACCGCTGACCCCAGCATCCCGGACAAGGCAAATAGCAGAATCCCCGCGCCCAGGGCGTCCTGGTGCCGCAGCAAGGGAAAGCGCCGGCGCAGTTCATCGCCCCGGGCCAGGACCACCTGGCGAATGTGCGCCGCTCGCTGTTGTGCGTTCATCCGCTCGGGGCTTGCAGAAATACCCTGCATGATTCCATCCTCTGGTCAGTGATGTGTGCATCCTGCCCCGAGCCCCGGCTCCGGGCCCTAGCCGTAAACGCCAACCTGTTGACCGGACGCGCCAATCGCATGACCGAAGCCACTTCCCTTGCCAGCTGGACCCGCGCCTTGCGCAAGCAACTGGACGCCCTCGACCTCGACAGCGACGCACTGTGCCGCGCAGCCGGGCTCGACCCGCAATTGATGGATGACCCCAACGCCCGCTATCCGCTGTCGGCCACCACCCGCCTGTGGCATCTCGCCGTGCAGGCCAGCGGCGACCCGGCCATTGGCCTGCGGGTGTCGCGCTTTGTCAGCCCCACCACCTTCCATGCCCTGGGCTACGCCCTGGTGGCCAGCGGCAGCCTGCGGGAAGTGTTCGAGCGCATCGTGCGTTATCACCAGGTGGTCAGCGATGCCCTGGAACTGGCCCTGACCCGCGAGCCGGACCGCTACCGGTTCTTCCTCAAGGTGCCCGACGGCGCGCCGCAGCCGGCCATCGAGGCCATCGACGCCTTTGCCGCGATCTACGTGCGCACCTGCCGCAACCGCCTGGGCCGCGACTACGCGCCGCTGGCCGTGCATTTGCGCCGCCCGGCGCCGGCGGACCCGAGCCAGTGGCACAAGGTGTTCCGTTGCCCGGTGCACTTTGCCGCCGCCGACGACTGCCTGGAATTCGGCCTGCACGATTTCGACAGCCACCTGGACGACGCCAACCCGGAACTGGCCGAGCACAACGAAGCGGTGCTCAAGCGCACCCTGCTGCAACTGCGGCCGCTGACCTGGGAGCGCAAGGTGCGCGGCGTGATCGAAGCCCAATTGCCGGAGGGCGAACCCTCCGCCGAACGGGTGGCCCAGGCCCTGCACCTGAGCCTGCGCAGCCTGCAACGGCACCTGGCGGATGAAGGCACGCGTTTCGACACCCTGCTCAACGAATGCCGGGAAAACCTCGCCCTGCTGCACCTGCGGGACCAGGAGTGCTCCCTGAGCGAAATCAGCTACCTGCTGGGCTTTGCTGACGCCAGCAGCTTCAGCCGGGCGTTCAAGCGCTGGACCGGAATGACCCCGGGGCAGTTTCGCGACGGTTTGCGCTAAGCCCCGCACCGGCCAGCCGCACCCTCCACCAATCAAAAATCCCGCGAGAGAGACTCAGCCGATCTACACTGCAAATTGCATCAAATAGGATGCATTTAATAAATTTCAGTAAAAATGCACTGTATACAATGCGGAACAACACCCATGGAAAGCCTTGGACAACTGATCCGGACCCTGCGCAAAGAGCGCAAGCTCTCGCAGCAAGCGTTGGCAGAGCAATACGGCATGAGCCGCGCCACCATCTCGGGGATTGAAAACAACACCATTACCGAAATCGGCCTGCGCAAGGTCGAAGCCATTCTCAATGGTTTTGGCTACGAGCTCAGCGCCGTGCCCCGCCACCGGCAACGCCCGACCCTGGACAGCCTGAAACAGGCACATTTCCATGACTGAGGAACAGCGGCTGCACATCCGTGTGGCCGGCACGGCGGTGGGCACTCTCGGCCGTGGCCAGGCGCCGGCGGACTCGGTGTTCACCTACAGCGACAACACCTCGCCCCACGACGCGGTCTCGCTGACCATGCCGCCACGCCTGGCGAGTTATGGCTGGGACCAAGGCCTGCCACCGGTGTTCGATATGCACCTGCCGGAGGGTTCGCTGCGCGATGAACTGCTGCGCCGTTTCAGCAAGACGGTGCGCGGTTTCGATGACTTCGCCCTGCTGTCGATCGTGGGGCCGCACCAACTGGGTCGGGTGGCCATCAGCACAACCCAACGCCCCCAGGCGCCCTTGCCGGAAACCAGCCTGAAAGACCTGTTGGTGCATGACGGTGCCGAGGGACTGTTCGAGGATCTGTTGGCGACCTATGGCCAGTATTCAGGGGTTTCCGGGGTGCAGCCCAAGGTCCTGATCCGCGACAGCGCTGACAGCGTCGAACGCCTGACCCATCGCGGCGCCACGCATTTGGTGAAGGCTTTTCGCGCCGATCAATACCCCCACCTGGCCGCCAACGAATTCTTCTGCATGCGCGCGGCGCTGCATGCCGGCCTGCCAGTGCCGGAGATCGAACTCAGCCAGAATGGCCAGTTCCTGGTAGTCAAGCGTTTCGACCTGAGCGACCAGGGCTACCTGGGTTTCGAGGATTTCTGCGTGCTCAACGCCTGGCCGGCCAAAGCCAAGTACGACGGCTCCTACGAAGGCGCGGCGAAACAGATCAAGGCCTTTGTCTCCCCACACCTGCTGAACCGGGCCCTGGAGTCGTTCTTCAAGATCGTGGCGTTGTCGGCCGGACTGAGAAATGGCGATGCCCATCTGAAGAACTTCGGCGTGCTCTACCCCGACACGGATGTGGCCGCCCCGGTAAGCCTGGCTCCGGCCTTTGATCTGGTCACCACGTCGGTCTACATCAAGGCGGACAGCCTGGCGCTATTACTGGGAGGCTCCAAGGCCTGGCCCAAACGCCAGGCGCTGCTGCGCTTCGCCCGCACGGCCTGCAACCTCAGCGAAGGCCGCAGCCATGAACTGTTGCAACAGGTCGAGCACGGCATGGCACAGGCAATGGGCGAGATGCAGGTCTATAGCGCTGCCCATCCCGCCTTCAAGGGCATGGCCGAGGCCATGAGCGAGGCCTGGAAAACCGGTGTGGCGCGCAGCCTGACCCGTTGATCCGGGCACCGTTAAAGAACCGCAAAACCCAGCTCGAACACCGTGGCCTGCCCCTCGCTCACGACCCGCACCTGACCGCCATGCAGCAGCATGATCGAGCGCACGATGGCCAGGCCCAGGCCGCCGGAATCCCCCGGTTCGGCGCGGGACGGGTCGACCCGGTAGAAGCGGTCGAACAGCCGGGGCAGATGCTCGGGGGCAATCGCCGGGCCCTGGTTGTGCACCTGCAGCCAGCACCAGCCGGCTTCGTCGCGGCGTCGCAGGCGGATCAGCGAACCCGCGTCGGCGTGGCGCACGGCGTTGGCCAGGAGGTTGCCCAGGGCCCGTTGCAGCAGTTGCTGGTCGGCCAGCAGCTCGCCGTAAAAACCGTTCTCCAGGCGGATCTGCCGGTCATCGGCCAGGGCCTCGAAGTAGTCGCACAACTGCGCGCCGACGCCCGAGAGTGACAGCAGCTGGCGGTCCAGCGCCGCATCGGCCTGCTCGGCCCGGGCCAGGAACAGCAGGTTCTCGGCCATGCGCCCCAGGCGCTCGAACTCCTCCATATTGGAGGCCAGCACTTCCTGGTACTCCGCGGCGCTGCGGGGCTGGTTCAGGGCCAGGCCGTTGCTGCCCAACAGGTTGTGCAACGGCGTGCGGATTTCATGGGCCAGGTCGGCGGAGAACTGCGACAAGCGCTGAAAGCTCTCCTCCAGACGCGCCAGCATGGCGTTCAAGGCTTGCACCGGCTCGTGGAATTCGGCCGGGATGCCGCTGGTGTGCAGACGTCGGTCGAGGCTGCGCAGATCGATCTCGCGCACCGACTCGCTGAGCTGGCGCAGCGGCTGCAAGCCCCGGCGCAACAGCAGCAGGCCCAGGGCGAAGGCCAGCAAGGCCCCCAGGCCTACCGCCAGGTACAGGCGCAGGCGGTAGCTGGCGAGCATCTGCTCGCGCTCGCTGAGCACCTTCCCGGCAATCACCGTCAGCGCCTCGCCCTTGGGGCCGCTGGCCTGCCCCGCCAGCAGCGCCAGCGGAACCTGGTCGCTGCCCGGCCAGAGGAGGATGTCGCGGCGTTGCGGGCGCTGCTCCCGGGCAATCGGCAGCAACTCGGGCAAGCGCTGTTGCCGGGGGTTGATGCCGATCACCGTCGAGCCATCGGCCCGCAGCACCAGCAGCAGGCTTTCCTGGTTGCCCAGCATGTTCTGGTACAGCCGGGGCCGGGCTTGCAGGGCGTCCAGGCTGTCGCTGTCCTGCAGCAGGGCGCGCACCTGTTCCAGGCGCCCGAGCAGGGCGAGGTCGTCGCGGTAGGCGATTTCCTCGGCCAGGGAGCGGTAGAGGAACACCCCGATCACGCTGAGCACCAGGGCGCAGACCGCGGCAAAGGCCAGGGCCAGCCGCCAGGCGATGGAACTAGAGCGCTTCATCCGGGGCTTCCAGCTGGTAGCCGACGCCACGCACGGTGTGGATCAGCTTGGGCATGTAGGGATCGTCGACCTTGGCCCGCAGCCGGCGCACCGCCACTTCCACCATGTTGGTGTCACTGTCGAAATTCAGGTTCCACACCTGGGAAGCAATCAGGGTCCGCGACAGCACCTCGCCCTGGCGGCTGGCCAACAGGTGCAGCAGGGCGAACTCCTTGTTGGTCAGGGCGATACGCTGGCCGCCACGGCTGACGCGGCGACGCAGCACGTCGATCTCCAGGTCGGCGA
Protein-coding sequences here:
- a CDS encoding ABC transporter permease, which codes for MARVSLLSLPLAAPSNGRPGWPAIHQRLLPWLLPLSLFVLWWLASRNLWMSEQILPAPALVWSSALELAHGELWSHLAISLQRLCWGLLAGIAAGALLGGALGFSPRLERLVYPTFGALAQVPTLAWIPLFMVFFGIGEVLKLVVLVKAVVVPVTLHTLVGVRDAQPRLREAAAVLRLPPALLIRRLVLPAALPAFMAGVRLALATGWTSLLAVELLASSEGIGYLMVWARQLFMLDIVFVCILVIGVLGVCMDRGIGWLDRTLVHWPHPATAALRRGPRYQGWQRLQPWLLPLALLALWQVASAEQWVDANILVSPLAVLATTVDGLLDGSLLEGMGLSLGRALGGLALGGGLGLALGLLLGLSRLSERLLGPTLAAIRQIALFAWVPLLTAWFGLGELAKWVFVALAAFFPLFIATQRSVAQLSPQLAEAAQVLRLNLWQRLRRLVLPGAAPGIFAGLRISLIYAWMGTIGAEYFMPSNGGIGSQMISAQQLLRMDQIMAGMLLVGLTGALLNLLGQQLETRATRWRHA
- a CDS encoding ABC transporter ATP-binding protein, with protein sequence MNAPLVSFNHVGKSFAVAGGEVEAIREFNLDIADGEFVAIVGSSGCGKSTLLRLLIGLDTEFRGEIRVDGQAVSGIGSERGIVFQEHRLFPWLTVAENIGLGLVNEPLSAAERQRRIEDFIELVGLKDFTRAYPHQLSGGMAQRVAIARGLVASPRILLLDEPFGALDALTRQQMQDELLAIRERAKITTVLVTHDVEEAIFLADRVVVMEPRPGRIKRVVQVALPHPRQRSGFDFHQLREELLHELTSDDHYQAPQPVQIRDLPLTFIAC
- a CDS encoding arylsulfatase, yielding MPQRPNFLVILADDLGFSDLGAFGGEIATPNLDALAFNGLRLTDFHTAPTCSPTRSMLLTGTDHHIAGIGTMAEALTPELIGKPGYEGYLNDRVVALPELLREAGYQTLMSGKWHLGLTAERAPHARGFERSFSLLPGAANHYGFEPTYDEHTPGLLKSTPALYIEDDQFIDELPADFYSSDAFGDKLLQYLKERDQSRPFFAYLPFSAPHWPLQAPEEIVAKYRGRYDAGPEVLRLERLEKLKALGLIEAEVEPHPLINLNAEWEALSDEQRQVSARAMEVYAAMVERMDWNIGRVVDYLRQQGQLDNTLILFMSDNGAEGALLEAFPKFGPELLTYLNQHYDNRLENIGRANSYVWYGPAWAQAATAPSRLFKAFTTQGGIRVPALLHYPQLPLKGQISHGFGTVMDITPTLLDLAGVRHPGKRWRGRDVAPLRGKSWLGFLSGETAQVHDEHTVTGWELFGRRAIRQGQWKAVYIPGPVGPATWQLYDLGQDPGEIHDLAQSQPEKLRTLLEEWQRYVDETGVILSESPFQPD
- a CDS encoding pesticin immunity protein: MNSALRRLIAVALMSVGSVSLADSVAQGRNEALALSILKHLEVNSFRNSLRPKHYPDGTTLGQTPYRIYEKDAGAEGGYSAMDEEQSWVYSVSVMARGKQGITICFVDQNLHGSYLAASLLLVEKNRAGHYVVIKELPTTPACSITRG
- a CDS encoding fatty acid desaturase, with protein sequence MQGISASPERMNAQQRAAHIRQVVLARGDELRRRFPLLRHQDALGAGILLFALSGMLGSAVLYVAGYLTWWACLLLNAFFASLTHELEHDLIHSMYFRKQRLPHNLMLALVWLARPSTINPWVRRHLHLNHHKVSGSESDIEERAITNGEPWGVARLLMVGDNMMAAFIRLLRAPGAKHKLRILGRTLAVYAPLALLHWGAWYLFLGFHAANSVAALLGSPIQWSQDTLALMHGIDIAVVVIIGPNVLRTFCLHFVSSNMHYYGDIEPGNVIQQTQVLNPWWMWPLQAFCCNFGSTHGIHHFVVKEPFYIRQLTAPVAHKVMAEMGVRFNDFGTFARANRFYPVEQVTTQPAHNARA
- a CDS encoding AraC family transcriptional regulator, whose protein sequence is MTEATSLASWTRALRKQLDALDLDSDALCRAAGLDPQLMDDPNARYPLSATTRLWHLAVQASGDPAIGLRVSRFVSPTTFHALGYALVASGSLREVFERIVRYHQVVSDALELALTREPDRYRFFLKVPDGAPQPAIEAIDAFAAIYVRTCRNRLGRDYAPLAVHLRRPAPADPSQWHKVFRCPVHFAAADDCLEFGLHDFDSHLDDANPELAEHNEAVLKRTLLQLRPLTWERKVRGVIEAQLPEGEPSAERVAQALHLSLRSLQRHLADEGTRFDTLLNECRENLALLHLRDQECSLSEISYLLGFADASSFSRAFKRWTGMTPGQFRDGLR
- a CDS encoding helix-turn-helix domain-containing protein, with product MESLGQLIRTLRKERKLSQQALAEQYGMSRATISGIENNTITEIGLRKVEAILNGFGYELSAVPRHRQRPTLDSLKQAHFHD
- a CDS encoding type II toxin-antitoxin system HipA family toxin gives rise to the protein MTEEQRLHIRVAGTAVGTLGRGQAPADSVFTYSDNTSPHDAVSLTMPPRLASYGWDQGLPPVFDMHLPEGSLRDELLRRFSKTVRGFDDFALLSIVGPHQLGRVAISTTQRPQAPLPETSLKDLLVHDGAEGLFEDLLATYGQYSGVSGVQPKVLIRDSADSVERLTHRGATHLVKAFRADQYPHLAANEFFCMRAALHAGLPVPEIELSQNGQFLVVKRFDLSDQGYLGFEDFCVLNAWPAKAKYDGSYEGAAKQIKAFVSPHLLNRALESFFKIVALSAGLRNGDAHLKNFGVLYPDTDVAAPVSLAPAFDLVTTSVYIKADSLALLLGGSKAWPKRQALLRFARTACNLSEGRSHELLQQVEHGMAQAMGEMQVYSAAHPAFKGMAEAMSEAWKTGVARSLTR
- a CDS encoding heavy metal sensor histidine kinase, translating into MKRSSSIAWRLALAFAAVCALVLSVIGVFLYRSLAEEIAYRDDLALLGRLEQVRALLQDSDSLDALQARPRLYQNMLGNQESLLLVLRADGSTVIGINPRQQRLPELLPIAREQRPQRRDILLWPGSDQVPLALLAGQASGPKGEALTVIAGKVLSEREQMLASYRLRLYLAVGLGALLAFALGLLLLRRGLQPLRQLSESVREIDLRSLDRRLHTSGIPAEFHEPVQALNAMLARLEESFQRLSQFSADLAHEIRTPLHNLLGSNGLALNQPRSAAEYQEVLASNMEEFERLGRMAENLLFLARAEQADAALDRQLLSLSGVGAQLCDYFEALADDRQIRLENGFYGELLADQQLLQRALGNLLANAVRHADAGSLIRLRRRDEAGWCWLQVHNQGPAIAPEHLPRLFDRFYRVDPSRAEPGDSGGLGLAIVRSIMLLHGGQVRVVSEGQATVFELGFAVL